Proteins from a genomic interval of Nautilia sp. PV-1:
- a CDS encoding ATP-binding protein, whose product MEKEKNKEKMKNPIKDIYFSKKVTKFAGRANGEFDLIKEGDRVMVAFSGGKDSFVLLHVLKRMQLIAPFKFDLLAVTIDSGTGIDYSPLVKHCKEFGIEYIIYQTPILEILEEKKRPGSSACGFCARMRRGALYTKALELGYNKIALGHHFDDAVETFFMSMFYNGMMRSMPPKYKAYNEIEVIRPLIKVREKWIQYMSDRNDFPIIDGESSCLAFNEADQAKTPYVRNEIKQWLKDMEEKEPKLFQRLDSAFGNIDCSTFFMKEFFK is encoded by the coding sequence TTGGAAAAGGAAAAAAATAAAGAGAAAATGAAAAACCCTATAAAAGATATATATTTTTCAAAAAAAGTCACTAAATTTGCCGGGCGTGCGAATGGAGAGTTTGATCTGATAAAAGAAGGCGACCGTGTAATGGTCGCTTTCAGTGGCGGTAAAGACAGTTTCGTTTTACTTCATGTTCTTAAAAGAATGCAGTTAATCGCTCCTTTTAAATTTGATCTATTAGCCGTTACTATAGATTCGGGAACCGGAATAGATTATTCTCCTTTGGTTAAACACTGTAAAGAGTTCGGAATAGAATATATTATATATCAAACACCGATACTTGAAATTTTGGAAGAAAAGAAACGTCCCGGAAGCAGTGCGTGCGGATTTTGCGCCAGAATGAGAAGAGGCGCTCTTTATACCAAAGCGTTGGAACTCGGATACAATAAAATAGCGCTCGGGCATCATTTCGACGATGCGGTGGAAACTTTCTTTATGAGTATGTTTTATAACGGAATGATGCGCTCTATGCCTCCTAAATACAAAGCCTACAACGAAATAGAAGTTATAAGGCCTTTAATAAAGGTTAGGGAAAAATGGATACAGTATATGAGTGATCGAAACGATTTTCCTATAATAGACGGAGAATCAAGCTGTCTTGCATTTAACGAAGCCGATCAGGCTAAAACGCCTTATGTAAGAAATGAAATCAAACAGTGGCTTAAAGATATGGAAGAAAAAGAGCCTAAACTGTTTCAAAGACTTGACAGCGCTTTTGGAAATATAGACTGTTCTACGTTTTTTATGAAGGAGTTTTTTAAATAA
- the mnmA gene encoding tRNA 2-thiouridine(34) synthase MnmA — protein sequence MKNEKLKNKKVLVGVSGGVDSAMSVYLLKQQGYDVLGIYMKMHEGVNHSENLAKIEKLSKKLNFEYVIEDVQDEFKKEVYEYFIESYKNGITPNPCAMCNIKIKFGIFMNFLEKYGCDLAATGHYVRNDGEFLYQAKDESKDQSYFLFGIKKEVLPKILFPLGEYTKDEIKKLASEIGLDEFASQKESQDICFIDTNYTDVLKLHFNPERKGKVVNKRGHKIGLHKGYPYYTVGQRKGFTLFKSHKPQYVIGIDAKSNTLIVGDKKDLEKKQVFLKGVNLFIDEKTFECEAKIRYRAPKMPAVVKMESKSKAVVNFYEPVLGVAKGQACVFYDGERLLGGGWIRGGR from the coding sequence ATGAAGAATGAGAAATTAAAAAATAAAAAAGTATTGGTGGGTGTCAGCGGGGGTGTTGACAGCGCAATGAGCGTATATCTTTTAAAACAGCAGGGATATGATGTTTTAGGTATATACATGAAAATGCACGAAGGTGTTAATCATTCCGAAAATCTTGCAAAAATAGAAAAACTTTCAAAAAAGCTGAATTTTGAATATGTCATTGAAGACGTGCAGGATGAATTTAAAAAAGAGGTATACGAATATTTTATTGAAAGTTACAAAAACGGTATTACGCCAAACCCGTGTGCAATGTGCAATATTAAAATAAAATTCGGTATTTTTATGAATTTTTTAGAAAAATACGGGTGTGATCTGGCGGCTACCGGCCATTATGTCAGAAACGACGGAGAGTTTTTATACCAGGCAAAAGACGAAAGCAAAGACCAGAGCTATTTTCTTTTCGGAATAAAAAAAGAGGTTCTTCCTAAAATCCTGTTTCCTTTAGGAGAATATACAAAAGATGAAATCAAAAAGCTGGCTTCGGAAATTGGGCTTGACGAATTTGCAAGCCAGAAAGAATCCCAGGATATATGTTTTATAGATACGAATTATACGGATGTACTCAAACTTCATTTTAATCCGGAGAGAAAAGGAAAAGTTGTAAACAAAAGAGGCCATAAAATAGGTCTCCACAAAGGGTATCCGTATTATACCGTGGGTCAGAGAAAAGGATTTACACTTTTTAAATCACATAAACCTCAGTATGTAATAGGCATAGACGCCAAAAGCAATACCCTTATTGTCGGAGATAAAAAGGATCTTGAAAAAAAACAGGTGTTTTTAAAAGGCGTAAATCTTTTTATTGATGAAAAAACATTTGAATGTGAAGCCAAAATAAGATACAGAGCACCGAAAATGCCGGCTGTTGTGAAAATGGAAAGCAAAAGTAAAGCTGTTGTGAACTTTTATGAACCGGTTTTAGGTGTTGCAAAAGGGCAAGCGTGTGTGTTTTACGATGGTGAAAGACTTCTCGGAGGCGGATGGATAAGAGGCGGAAGATAA
- a CDS encoding ribose-phosphate pyrophosphokinase, protein MKFKLFSGTANPKVAADIAEYLDRPLSKITVNRFSDGEINVQIGESIRGIDCFIIQPTCAPANDNLMELLIITDAMRRASAKSITAIVPYFGYARQDRKAAPRVPITAKLVANMMEKAGIDRVVTIDLHAGQIQGFFDIPVDNLYGSILFFDYFKELNLKNPIIASPDIGGVARARYFASKLGLDMVIVDKRREKANVSEVMNIIGDVKGKDVILIDDMVDTAGTMVKAAAALKAKGANSVMAYATHGVLSGPAIDRIKDSVLDELVISDTIPFKGNCKKIKVLSTAKLFAEVIRRIMYNESINKLFD, encoded by the coding sequence ATGAAATTTAAACTATTCAGCGGTACGGCGAACCCTAAAGTGGCGGCGGATATTGCGGAGTATCTTGACAGACCTTTAAGTAAAATTACTGTTAACAGATTCAGCGACGGTGAGATTAACGTACAGATAGGCGAAAGTATCAGGGGAATTGACTGTTTTATTATTCAGCCTACCTGTGCACCGGCAAATGATAATTTAATGGAGCTTTTAATTATTACGGACGCAATGAGAAGAGCGAGTGCGAAAAGCATTACTGCAATCGTGCCTTATTTCGGATACGCAAGACAGGACAGAAAAGCGGCTCCGAGAGTTCCGATTACTGCAAAACTTGTAGCGAATATGATGGAAAAAGCCGGAATCGACAGGGTTGTGACAATCGACCTGCATGCGGGACAGATTCAGGGATTTTTTGATATTCCTGTTGACAATCTTTACGGAAGCATTCTATTTTTTGATTATTTTAAAGAATTAAATCTTAAAAATCCTATTATTGCAAGTCCTGATATCGGAGGGGTTGCAAGAGCCAGATATTTTGCCAGCAAACTCGGGCTTGATATGGTAATCGTTGATAAAAGAAGAGAAAAAGCAAATGTAAGCGAAGTTATGAATATAATAGGCGATGTTAAAGGCAAAGACGTTATTTTAATCGATGATATGGTTGATACTGCAGGCACTATGGTTAAAGCTGCCGCGGCGCTTAAAGCTAAAGGAGCCAATTCTGTAATGGCATACGCTACGCACGGTGTTTTAAGCGGACCGGCAATTGACAGAATTAAAGATTCGGTACTTGACGAGCTTGTTATAAGCGATACTATTCCTTTTAAAGGCAACTGTAAAAAAATAAAAGTGCTTTCAACTGCAAAGCTTTTTGCAGAAGTTATCAGAAGAATTATGTATAACGAAAGTATTAATAAACTTTTTGATTAA
- a CDS encoding YigZ family protein translates to MKTVKALSAATLEVKKSKFHSFLVPFSSFEEKLEELKKLHPKANHHVTAFRYLNEYNQIVEGSSDDGEPRGSSGRPTLKVLQGNDLINVGIITVRYFGGILLGVGGLVKAYSDTANLAVKNAQLLEYKDIFEYSFSVDYEKTREIEYILKQNSIFVENREFGIDGIEYTVRDDIEKINLIKGVL, encoded by the coding sequence ATGAAAACCGTTAAAGCTCTTTCAGCGGCTACACTGGAAGTTAAAAAATCAAAATTTCACTCTTTTCTTGTTCCTTTTTCCTCTTTTGAAGAAAAACTGGAAGAACTTAAAAAACTTCATCCTAAAGCAAACCACCACGTTACCGCATTCAGATATCTTAACGAATACAATCAGATAGTAGAAGGTTCTTCCGACGACGGCGAGCCGAGAGGCAGCAGCGGACGGCCGACTCTTAAAGTATTGCAGGGAAATGATCTGATAAATGTGGGTATTATAACCGTCAGATATTTCGGAGGTATTCTTTTAGGTGTGGGAGGGCTTGTAAAAGCATACAGTGATACAGCGAATTTAGCTGTAAAAAATGCACAATTACTTGAATATAAAGATATTTTTGAGTATTCTTTTAGTGTTGATTATGAAAAAACGAGAGAAATCGAGTATATTCTCAAACAAAACTCAATATTCGTCGAAAACAGGGAATTCGGTATTGACGGTATCGAATATACCGTAAGAGACGATATTGAAAAAATAAATCTAATAAAAGGTGTGTTATGA
- a CDS encoding ribonuclease T, whose translation MKKILLALMFPLMLLAVSNENILAVSWLNGYCKAYPNKPVCINRKPGDYSLTHFTLHGLWPKNKEYCSYKPMKLSKRFMKILEKYMPGAKYGLAKHEWKKHGTCFGTDAETYFITAIKFTQQFNETLLLQFFRMHMGQTVSLKRMRWTFGQIFGKGNVRKFQMVCKKGYVTEIRINLKGNPVTGDFYQLIDNADEMKGVKQCPMGIIATP comes from the coding sequence ATGAAAAAGATCTTGTTGGCGTTAATGTTTCCTTTAATGCTTCTTGCGGTATCAAATGAAAATATTCTTGCTGTAAGCTGGCTGAACGGATATTGTAAAGCTTATCCGAACAAACCGGTATGTATTAACAGAAAACCGGGTGATTATTCTCTTACTCATTTTACTCTGCACGGGTTATGGCCTAAAAATAAAGAATACTGTTCTTATAAACCGATGAAACTTTCTAAAAGGTTTATGAAAATTCTTGAAAAATATATGCCTGGAGCAAAATACGGCTTGGCAAAACATGAGTGGAAAAAACACGGTACATGTTTCGGTACGGATGCGGAAACTTATTTTATTACAGCAATAAAATTTACACAGCAGTTTAACGAAACTCTTCTTTTACAGTTTTTTAGAATGCATATGGGTCAGACTGTAAGTCTTAAAAGAATGAGATGGACGTTCGGTCAGATATTCGGAAAAGGAAATGTAAGAAAATTCCAGATGGTTTGTAAAAAAGGTTATGTTACGGAAATCAGAATTAATTTAAAAGGTAATCCTGTAACGGGGGATTTTTATCAGCTTATAGACAATGCTGACGAAATGAAAGGTGTTAAACAATGCCCGATGGGCATTATAGCCACTCCTTAA
- a CDS encoding APC family permease, whose protein sequence is MKAFNTLSAAMLGIGSMVGAGIFIVIGQAGSIAGNIVWLSFVLGGIAALLSGYSLAKLALRYPSRGGIIEYLIQEYKESFFSGGLSIMFYLAQLIAIAAVAKSFGEYGARLFGFSSLFVINTFALSIVLIFMFINLIGASLVAKSENLIVSIKLTVLVLFTIAALFTIKPEYLSLKDMPPISNMFFAIGLTFFAYQGFSVITNTVEDMENPKKTMLKAMILAIAVVMVLYVATSIAVLGNLPLSEVIKAKDYALAKAAEPIFGSVGFKIMAVTALIATASAINATLYSVTEISYTLAKKGDLPKIYEYNVFNSTEGLIISTAIVMPLILFFNLSQITTIAALSVLIIQGLVHLGHLFIIKKTQANKILVLLACLSMFGIAVTTIIYNCKQDIRIVYYMIAAFIISFILELLLRLFTKRTIKKQIKSITEELGKKRN, encoded by the coding sequence ATGAAAGCTTTCAATACGCTAAGCGCAGCAATGCTCGGAATAGGTTCAATGGTGGGGGCCGGAATATTCATTGTTATAGGACAAGCTGGGAGTATAGCCGGAAATATAGTCTGGCTCTCTTTCGTGCTCGGAGGAATTGCAGCCCTTCTTAGCGGGTATTCTCTTGCCAAACTTGCTTTAAGATATCCCAGCCGGGGAGGTATAATAGAATATCTTATACAGGAATACAAAGAAAGCTTTTTTTCCGGCGGATTAAGCATTATGTTTTATCTCGCACAGCTTATAGCCATTGCGGCGGTTGCCAAAAGCTTCGGAGAATACGGAGCAAGACTGTTCGGATTTTCTTCTCTGTTTGTCATAAATACGTTTGCACTTTCAATTGTATTGATATTTATGTTTATTAATCTGATAGGAGCCAGTCTGGTGGCAAAATCTGAAAATCTGATCGTATCAATCAAACTTACCGTTTTAGTACTTTTTACTATTGCCGCGCTTTTTACTATTAAACCAGAATATCTGAGTTTAAAAGATATGCCGCCTATTTCAAATATGTTCTTTGCAATAGGACTTACGTTTTTTGCATATCAGGGTTTCAGCGTTATTACAAATACGGTGGAAGATATGGAAAACCCTAAAAAAACAATGTTAAAAGCCATGATTTTGGCTATCGCAGTAGTTATGGTTTTATATGTGGCCACAAGCATAGCCGTTCTTGGAAATCTTCCTTTAAGTGAAGTTATTAAGGCAAAAGATTACGCTCTGGCAAAAGCTGCAGAGCCTATTTTTGGTTCAGTAGGATTTAAAATTATGGCTGTTACAGCCCTTATCGCCACTGCAAGCGCTATTAACGCCACCCTTTACTCGGTAACTGAAATCAGCTATACGCTTGCAAAAAAAGGTGATTTGCCTAAAATATATGAATACAATGTTTTTAATTCCACTGAAGGTCTTATTATAAGTACCGCTATTGTAATGCCTTTAATTCTGTTTTTCAATCTTTCTCAAATAACCACCATAGCCGCACTTAGCGTTTTAATTATACAGGGGCTTGTTCATTTGGGGCATCTTTTTATAATAAAAAAGACTCAGGCAAACAAAATACTAGTTTTACTGGCGTGCCTGTCAATGTTCGGAATTGCAGTTACAACTATTATTTACAACTGTAAACAGGATATCAGAATCGTATATTATATGATAGCGGCGTTTATTATAAGCTTTATATTAGAACTTCTGCTAAGATTGTTCACAAAAAGAACTATTAAAAAACAAATTAAAAGTATTACTGAAGAATTAGGGAAAAAAAGAAATTAA
- a CDS encoding phosphatidylglycerophosphatase A, with the protein MENYSKFNWFLLTGFFSGLLPKAPGTWGSIVAAVLAYVIIVYFPNPVLTIWLLAVFFSVVGIKLVNDYESKGGIHDDKRIVIDEFAGMFIAVGLFGNLKEDTLIKVLLAFLAFRLLDIWKPSIIGKIDKKAPGGIGVMGDDILAGIFGGVLAGIVYMGYLKLI; encoded by the coding sequence ATGGAAAATTACAGTAAATTCAACTGGTTTTTATTAACCGGATTTTTCAGCGGGCTATTACCAAAAGCACCTGGAACATGGGGCAGTATAGTTGCAGCTGTTCTGGCTTACGTAATAATAGTTTATTTTCCGAATCCCGTTTTAACGATATGGCTTTTGGCCGTATTTTTTTCCGTAGTCGGAATAAAACTTGTAAACGATTACGAAAGCAAAGGCGGTATTCACGACGACAAAAGAATAGTAATAGACGAATTTGCGGGTATGTTTATAGCGGTAGGTCTGTTTGGCAATTTAAAAGAAGATACTTTAATTAAAGTTTTACTGGCTTTTCTGGCTTTCAGACTTTTAGACATTTGGAAACCTTCGATAATAGGAAAAATAGATAAAAAAGCTCCGGGAGGAATAGGCGTTATGGGAGACGACATCCTGGCTGGAATATTCGGAGGCGTACTGGCAGGCATAGTTTATATGGGATATTTGAAATTAATTTAA
- a CDS encoding sulfate adenylyltransferase: MASLNKNRIFIDKEAYITLAMVQAGLLNPIDKLMNQEEAKIADTQKRYKNQAVPFSFILAPSGRKNEEILKTNPKKIELYCEKHKIGEVEVEEIYKIDPLKRVETIYGTKDAKNYPQVAKTLKRLGKYAIAGEFWVEDTGIKKKIDFIKEKVKNLDNVVGMTMHAKPIHRVHEKIMRSAIEKNDLLIVFLIKNMQNEEVPYELRYEALSHVVDNYFPKDKIIIVPLLNTYIFSGVNEAILDAMIAKNFGCNKFIMGQTHKGLGIHYEANHLKSIFDSMDLDIEIETINEYVYCDQCKTIVSVNSCPHGSHHHISYHSDSIFELLKTGLMPPTILMRKEISAKFLAKMYPDRFANLQKLYYDISPNKGLIEKNKEEDFYISLMKLYQTSSLT, translated from the coding sequence ATGGCATCTTTAAACAAAAATAGAATATTCATAGACAAAGAAGCATATATAACCCTGGCTATGGTTCAGGCCGGGCTGTTAAACCCTATAGACAAACTAATGAACCAGGAAGAGGCAAAAATAGCAGACACCCAAAAAAGATATAAAAACCAGGCTGTGCCGTTTTCATTTATATTGGCTCCTTCGGGCAGAAAAAATGAAGAAATACTAAAAACAAATCCCAAAAAAATAGAACTTTACTGTGAAAAACACAAAATCGGCGAAGTAGAAGTAGAAGAAATATATAAAATAGACCCCCTAAAAAGAGTAGAAACGATATACGGAACAAAAGACGCAAAAAATTATCCTCAGGTTGCAAAAACATTAAAAAGACTTGGAAAATATGCAATAGCCGGTGAATTTTGGGTTGAAGACACAGGTATTAAGAAAAAAATAGATTTTATAAAAGAAAAAGTGAAAAATCTCGATAACGTAGTCGGAATGACCATGCACGCCAAACCGATTCACAGGGTGCATGAAAAAATCATGCGAAGCGCTATTGAAAAAAACGACCTTTTAATCGTTTTTCTTATAAAAAACATGCAAAACGAAGAAGTGCCTTACGAACTCAGATATGAAGCTCTTTCCCATGTAGTGGACAACTATTTTCCAAAAGACAAAATAATAATTGTACCGCTTTTAAACACATATATTTTCTCAGGCGTAAACGAAGCGATATTGGATGCAATGATCGCTAAAAACTTCGGTTGCAACAAATTCATTATGGGACAGACGCATAAAGGCTTAGGAATTCATTATGAAGCCAATCATTTAAAAAGCATATTCGACTCTATGGATTTAGATATCGAAATTGAAACAATCAACGAATATGTATACTGTGACCAGTGCAAAACCATTGTAAGCGTAAATTCATGTCCTCACGGGAGCCATCATCATATAAGTTATCACAGTGATTCTATATTTGAACTGTTAAAAACAGGCCTTATGCCTCCTACCATTTTAATGAGAAAAGAGATAAGCGCTAAATTTCTGGCAAAAATGTATCCTGACAGATTTGCCAATCTTCAAAAACTTTATTACGACATATCGCCTAATAAAGGCCTGATAGAAAAAAACAAAGAAGAAGACTTTTATATTTCTCTTATGAAACTGTATCAGACAAGTTCGCTTACGTAG
- a CDS encoding response regulator: MKIIIVENELYLAQSIQNNLSEKLNAKCEIFASYDEAIETDGDVYIVNTNLKGNIEKLIDAKKENIIILLAPYVTYTSVTQPIQMGADDYLQKPFSIEELIRKIVHLREYYSLKKRTMKMENFIEHILEDIELDDTYDLKFPLFIKTNYPKAVDKIIFDYAKENMCDIKLIDIQNLNVKELKNKDTIYYAKKFYDNPEIINTLSKYNSVIVVPKDFENSYPHFNMLEIEISKKSFLNDEILSIEDYIKFIILNHQHKLPDTELSKRLGISRKSLWEKRKKYGIFKQK, from the coding sequence ATGAAGATTATAATAGTTGAAAACGAACTGTATCTCGCACAGAGCATTCAAAACAATTTAAGTGAAAAACTGAATGCTAAATGTGAAATATTCGCTTCTTACGACGAAGCGATTGAAACGGACGGAGACGTATATATAGTTAATACAAATTTAAAAGGCAATATAGAAAAACTAATTGATGCAAAAAAAGAAAATATAATTATTCTTTTAGCTCCTTACGTGACCTATACAAGCGTTACACAGCCTATCCAGATGGGTGCTGACGATTATCTACAAAAGCCTTTTTCCATAGAAGAGCTGATAAGAAAAATCGTTCATCTAAGAGAATATTATTCTTTAAAAAAACGCACTATGAAGATGGAAAATTTTATAGAGCACATTCTTGAAGATATAGAACTGGACGATACATACGATTTAAAATTTCCTCTTTTTATAAAAACAAATTATCCGAAAGCCGTTGATAAAATAATATTTGACTACGCTAAAGAAAACATGTGTGACATAAAGCTTATTGACATTCAAAACTTAAACGTTAAAGAATTAAAAAATAAAGACACCATTTACTATGCTAAAAAATTTTATGACAATCCGGAAATTATCAATACTCTCTCAAAATACAACTCCGTAATAGTAGTGCCTAAAGATTTTGAAAACAGCTATCCTCATTTTAATATGCTTGAAATAGAAATTTCCAAAAAAAGTTTCTTAAATGACGAAATACTCTCAATAGAAGACTACATAAAATTCATAATATTAAACCATCAGCACAAACTGCCTGATACTGAACTTAGCAAAAGACTTGGAATCAGCAGAAAAAGTTTATGGGAAAAAAGGAAAAAATATGGCATCTTTAAACAAAAATAG
- a CDS encoding bifunctional 2-C-methyl-D-erythritol 4-phosphate cytidylyltransferase/2-C-methyl-D-erythritol 2,4-cyclodiphosphate synthase — protein sequence MDVTLIVLSAGNSTRFNYPVKKQWLRIKDKPLWLYVANRLNGFYSFKNTIITANKNDVRLYEKLCDYTIVEGAEERQYSLKNALAKVSTEYVMVTDVARACIPKKIIEKLIQNPADCTVPYLKPVDTVVYADSTINRDEVKLIQTPQLSRTEILKKALDTDRLFTDERAAVEALGGKIKYIEGSEESRKITYFKDLNLPCLKSPSQNILLGNGYDTHSFTKNKKMILGGVEIEADYGLKAHSDGDVVIHSLIDALLGAAGFGDIGEFFPDTDEKYKGISSIKLLEHTIDTLTYTGYEIINADITIIAEKPKLKIYKTAIQRNLSRILNSQVNVKATTNEKMGFVGRGEGIAVISTATLKYKDWHEDYNS from the coding sequence TTGGATGTTACATTGATAGTTTTAAGCGCCGGAAATTCAACAAGATTTAATTATCCGGTAAAAAAACAGTGGCTGAGAATAAAAGACAAACCTTTATGGCTGTATGTCGCAAACAGGCTAAACGGCTTCTACAGTTTTAAAAACACGATAATAACCGCAAACAAAAACGATGTAAGACTTTACGAAAAACTTTGTGATTACACTATTGTCGAAGGAGCAGAAGAAAGACAGTATTCCCTCAAAAACGCTCTTGCCAAAGTCTCTACGGAATATGTAATGGTTACGGATGTCGCCAGAGCCTGCATTCCTAAAAAAATAATTGAAAAATTGATACAAAATCCGGCTGACTGCACCGTTCCTTATCTGAAACCCGTAGATACAGTTGTTTACGCAGACTCAACAATAAACAGAGATGAAGTTAAACTGATACAGACTCCTCAGCTAAGCCGAACAGAAATTTTAAAAAAAGCCCTTGACACAGACAGACTTTTTACGGATGAAAGAGCGGCCGTTGAAGCTTTGGGCGGCAAAATAAAATACATCGAAGGCAGCGAAGAAAGCCGGAAAATAACGTATTTTAAGGATTTAAACCTGCCTTGCCTTAAATCTCCTTCACAAAACATACTACTCGGAAACGGTTACGACACACATTCATTTACGAAAAACAAAAAAATGATCTTAGGCGGTGTTGAAATCGAAGCGGATTACGGATTAAAAGCTCACAGCGACGGCGACGTTGTAATACACTCCCTAATCGATGCTCTTCTAGGAGCTGCCGGATTCGGAGACATAGGAGAGTTTTTCCCTGACACGGACGAAAAATACAAAGGAATATCAAGTATCAAACTTCTAGAGCATACTATCGACACTCTAACATACACCGGATATGAAATTATAAATGCCGACATTACGATTATAGCCGAAAAACCCAAACTTAAAATTTATAAAACGGCCATACAGAGAAATTTAAGCCGTATATTAAACTCACAGGTAAACGTTAAAGCCACAACAAACGAAAAAATGGGATTTGTGGGGAGGGGCGAAGGAATAGCCGTAATTTCTACGGCAACATTAAAATATAAGGATTGGCATGAAGATTATAATAGTTGA
- a CDS encoding CAP domain-containing protein: MKKFLLSVILIFFIGCGGGSITEEYTPSENNVTAVESCSEVLSYLNYLREGAGMIDLSCNDALKIAAYNHAYYLYVNNATGHEEDADKEGYTGEWPSDRAVYAGYLSRYILENVSVGQKDYNASIDGLFSAIYHRFGFLNTTIDNIGIGIKNVDYVYDMGNSDLNSLCGGESYDGSGSYYIDVCADEDLKIYEDDYNNAINDIKKKNPDLIIWPYKNAIDIPPVFYNETPDPLPDYNVSGYPVSIQFNDYYFTSEINVTSFKLYDENGNEITNVRLMDQDSDPNDEFNAYEFALFPLDRLEWNETYKAEVKYTYEGNDYNISWQFTTRALPYPYYRIDTSDETIYIDNNKTYAYYFVPTDGNDLIHSYKYTYPSGDSVETGMIDYNTIWVKVEGNSGDEFDFEMDNGDKLTLIIK; this comes from the coding sequence ATGAAGAAGTTTTTATTATCGGTTATTTTAATATTTTTTATTGGTTGCGGCGGCGGCAGTATTACAGAAGAATATACCCCTTCCGAAAATAACGTAACGGCAGTAGAGTCTTGCAGTGAAGTGTTAAGTTATCTTAATTATTTAAGAGAAGGTGCGGGTATGATTGATTTGTCTTGTAACGATGCATTAAAGATTGCCGCATATAATCATGCATATTATTTATATGTAAATAATGCAACCGGTCATGAAGAAGATGCGGATAAAGAAGGATATACCGGCGAATGGCCTTCTGACAGGGCTGTTTATGCAGGTTATCTCAGCAGATATATTTTGGAAAATGTTTCTGTTGGTCAGAAAGACTACAATGCTTCTATTGACGGGCTTTTTTCAGCAATATACCATAGGTTTGGATTTTTAAATACTACAATTGACAATATAGGTATAGGTATTAAAAATGTCGACTATGTATATGATATGGGAAATTCCGATTTAAATTCTTTATGCGGAGGAGAAAGTTATGACGGCAGCGGTTCATATTATATAGATGTATGTGCAGATGAAGATTTAAAAATCTATGAAGACGATTATAATAATGCTATAAATGATATAAAAAAGAAAAATCCTGATTTAATAATTTGGCCGTATAAAAATGCAATAGATATTCCTCCTGTTTTTTATAATGAAACTCCGGATCCTTTGCCGGATTATAATGTAAGCGGATATCCTGTAAGCATACAATTTAATGATTATTATTTTACAAGTGAGATTAATGTAACTTCTTTTAAGCTTTATGATGAAAACGGCAATGAAATAACAAATGTAAGACTTATGGATCAAGACAGTGATCCTAATGATGAATTTAATGCATATGAATTTGCTTTGTTTCCTTTAGACAGACTTGAATGGAATGAAACTTATAAAGCTGAAGTAAAATATACATATGAAGGTAATGATTATAATATTTCATGGCAGTTTACAACGAGAGCTTTACCATATCCGTATTACAGAATTGATACATCTGATGAAACAATATATATTGATAATAATAAAACATATGCTTATTATTTTGTACCTACTGATGGGAATGACTTGATTCATTCATATAAATATACTTATCCATCCGGAGACAGTGTAGAAACTGGAATGATAGATTATAATACCATTTGGGTTAAAGTTGAAGGGAACAGCGGAGACGAATTTGATTTTGAAATGGATAACGGTGATAAACTTACGTTAATTATTAAATAA